One Podarcis raffonei isolate rPodRaf1 chromosome 3, rPodRaf1.pri, whole genome shotgun sequence genomic region harbors:
- the LOC128411040 gene encoding NEDD4-binding protein 3 homolog: MGLMGGRVGWGWRVWSEEKLEGIGPTRLQEKATEQTSHVTVNPCHCLFDTFTLDSEPDNDGSMGNVGSREEKRDSLPTSPGGLRGRRQPDGLLRKGTSQRGVLGYFHWGKRDTRAEKKHQSSGGGLKRDYECDQENQSPERYFRDHQQAADFSKSSLPEHGCFNRCRIRPSAFKVVSWKSLFCMPRRSSAKGQKLPKSNRSLTQNSTSSSSQCSPLRSHLLHTISLDESTKAIQSFPTNTPPFKPAPTQLSASVGHKNQTGHSLDRASRGPHDALAVDKTPPSCKSLSPLPSSGEPHPPNEPTNSSEDVVKELEDRQTEKGMESNLSENDDPFTQIFEDKWRLWMDELDELKQEIQLQLCKAEQEEKRLQEELDLQQRVQHQQAQLGDSSPTLPERGSPVHS; the protein is encoded by the exons ATGGGATTGATGGGCGGCCGAGTGGGATGGGGCTGGAGAGTGTGGTctgaggagaagctggaaggGATTGGACCCACCCGCTTGCAGGAGAAAG CAACAGAACAGACCTCTCATGTGACCGTTAACCCCTGCCATTGTCTGTTTGATACCTTCACTCTGGATTCTGAGCCTGACAACGACGGCAGCATGGGCAACGTGGGCAGCCGAGAAGAGAAACGGGATTCCTTGCCGACTTCTCCAGGAGGTCTGCGTGGCAGGCGTCAGCCAGATGGGCTGCTCCGGAAAGGAACATCACAGCGTGGAGTTTTGGGCTACTTCCATTGGGGCAAGCGGGACACCCGGGCTGAGAAGAAGCACCAGTCATCTGGAGGTGGCTTGAAAAGGGACTATGAGTGTGACCAGGAGAACCAGTCCCCCGAGCGGTATTTCCGGGACCATCAACAGGCAGCTGATTTCTCCAAGAGCTCATTGCCTGAACATGGATGCTTCAACAGGTGTCGGATCAGACCCTCTGCCTTCAAGGTGGTATCATGGAAGAGCCTGTTTTGCATGCCAAGGCGGTCATCAGCCAAAGGTCAGAAGCTGCCCAAGAGCAACAGGAGCCTGACCCAGAACAGCACCAGCAGCTCCTCGCAATGCAGCCCTCTCCGCAGTCACCTGCTGCACACCATCAGCCTGGACGAGAGCACAAAGGCTATCCAAAGCTTCCCCACCAACACTCCACCTTTCAAACCTGCTCCAACCCAGCTCAGTGCTTCCGTAGGCCACAAGAACCAGACTGGCCACTCCTTAGACAGGGCTTCTCGGGGGCCACACGACGCCTTGGCTGTAGACAAAACACCTCCGTCTTGCAAGAGCCTGAGCCCCCTGCCCAGCTCTGGGGAACCACACCCTCCGAATGAACCCACAAACTCCTCGGAAGATGTGGTGAAGGAGCTCGAGGACCGGCAGACTGAGAAGGGCATGGAGAGCAATCTGAGTGAGAATGATGATCCCTTCACTCAGATATTTGAGGACAAATGGCGTTTGTGGATGGATGAGCTGGATGAACTGAAGCAGGAAATTCAGCTACAGCTCTGCAAAGCTGAGCAGGAAGAGAAACGGCTGCAAGAAGAGCTGGACCTTCAGCAGAGGGTGCAGCACCAACAGGCACAGTTGGGGGACTCTTCCCCAACCTTGCCAGAGCGTGGCTCCCCTGTTCATTCATAA